Below is a genomic region from Sutterella megalosphaeroides.
AAACCGACAACACGATCGAGGACGGGTGCTCGCCCCGTCAGCTGCGCGCGTGCCTCAAAGGCCGTTCCATGCGTCAGCGCCTCTATTCGCCCGACCGCCTCAAGTACCCGATGAAGCGCGTCGGCAAGCGCGGCGAAGGGAAGTTCGAACGCATCACGTGGGAAGAAGCCTACAAGACCGTCGCCGAAAAGTTGAAGCACACGGTTGAAACCTACGGGAACGAAGCGCTTTACTGGCAGTACTGCTCGGGCCAGCAGTCCATGGTCAATTCCCGTAGCGCCTGGTGGCGCCTCCTGAACCTCACGGGCGGCTACCTCAAGTACTACGGCTCCTACTCGACCGCTCAGATTTCGGCCGCCTTCCCGATGACTTACGGCTCGAACGCCGCTTCGGATACGAGCGAAATCGCGAATGCGGAACTCTGCGTCTACTTCGGGAACAATCCGTCGGTGACGCGGGGATCGGGCTCCGGGAAGTCGTATCAGTTGACGTGCGCCCTTCAAAAGCACGCCCCGAAGATGATCGTCATCGACCCGATCTACACCGATACGATGGCGGGCAAAGGCGACCGCTGGATCCCGATCCGCCCGGGCACGGACGCAGCGCTCGTCGAAGCGATTGCGTACGAGCTCATCCGCAACAATTGGGTCGATCAGGCGTTTCTCGACACGTACTGCGTCGGTTACGACGAAAAGACCCTCCCGAAGTCGGCCCCCGCGAAGTCCGACTACAAGTCCTATATCCTCGGGGACGCCGACGGCGAACCCAAGACTCCCGAACGCGCCTCGCGCATCACGGGGATTCCGGTCGGGACGATCGTGGAGCTTGCGCGTGAAATCGGAACGACGAAGCCCGTCTTCTTCGCGCAGGGCTGGGGGCCGCAGCGCCAGGCGAACGGCGAGCAGACCGCTCGCGCCATTGCGATGCTCCCGATTTTGACCGGGAACGTCGGCCTCAAGGGGACGAATACGGGCGAACAGGAAGGGAACACCCCCTTCCCCGTGCAGTACCTCCCCACGGGGAAGAACCCCGTGAAGGCGACCATTCCGTGCTTCCTCTGGACGGACGCCGTTCTGCGCGGCGCCGAAATGGATGCGATTCACGACGGCATTCGCGGCGTTGACAAACTCTCGACCCCGATCAAGATGATCGTCAATTCGGGCGGTAACACCCTCATCAATCAGCACGCCGACAGCAACCGCACGGACGAAATCCTGCGCGACGAAACGAAGTGCGAATTCATCGTCGTGTGCGACAACATGATGACGCCTTCGGCCCGCTACGCCGACATTCTTCTTCCCGACACGCTCGGCCCCGAAGCGGACGACATCGCGAGCGCGGGCGGCTCGAACGGCGACGTGGCGTCGCTTCTTCCCATGAAAAAGTGCGTGGAACCCCAGTGGGAGCAACGTCCCACGTGGGAAATCTGCCGCGGGATCGCGCGCGAGTTGGGGCTCGAAGACGCCTACACCGAAGGGCGCGATCAGATGGGGTGGATCCGCTGGTGCTACGAAGAAACGCGCCGCAAGTACCCGACCCTGCCCGACTTCGACACCTTCTGGACCACGGGTCCGCAGCAAGTCTACGGCCTTCGCAAGAACATGGTGGCGCTTTCCGAATTCCGCGAGGATCCGGTGAAGAACCCCCTCAAGACCCCCTCCGGGAAGATTGAAATCTATTCGGAACGCCTCGCGGACATCGCCAAGACCTGGGTCCTTCCCGAAGGCGACGTGATTTCGGCGCTGCCGAAGTTCTGCGCCACCTGGGAAATGCCCGGCGACCCGCTTGCGGCCAAATATCCCCTGCAGTGCTACGGCTACCACGGTCACGGGCGCATCCACAGCACGTTCCACAACCTCCCGTGGCTGCGCGAGCAGTTCCCGGATCACGTGCTCATGAATCCGATCGACGCGAAGATGCGCGGCATCGCCAACGACGACCCCGTCGAAGTCTTCAACGACCGCGGCACGGTCGAGCTGCGCGCCAAGGTGACGCCGCGCATCATGCCGGGCGTCTGCTCGATTCCGCAGGGCGCCTGGTACCGACCCGTTGAAAAGAACGGCCGTCGCGTCGACGCGGGCGGCAACATCAATACGCTCACGTCCCTGCGTCCGAGCCCGCTTGCGAAGGGGAATGCCCAGCACACCGTGCTCGTCGACGTTCGCAAAGCCTGACCGATCTTCGAGGAGAAATAAAAAATGAAACAACTCGGTTTTTTCATCGACACCTCGAAGTGCACGGGGTGCAAAACCTGTACCGTCGCCTGCAAGGACGCGCACAACCTTCCTGAGGGCGTCAACTTCCGACGCGTCCTCGAATACGCGGGCGGCAGCTGGCGTCAGGACCGCATGACGGGCGCCTGGCACCAGAACGTCTTCGCTTACTACCTCTCGATCTCGTGCAACCACTGCGGGGATCCCGCCTGCGTGAAGGCGTGCCCGACGAAAGCGCACCACAAGCGCTCGGAAGACGGGCTCGTCGTGATCGACCGCGAAAAGTGCATCGGCTGCGGCATGTGCGCGAAGGCCTGTCCCTACGGCGCGCCGCAGTTCGACGCGGCCGCGCACAAGATGGTGAAGTGCGACGGGTGCCTCGACCGCCTCGAAAAGGGCCTGGCTCCGATCTGCGTCGAATCCTGCACGCAGCGCGCGATCGAATTCGGCGACATCGAAGAGCTCCGGAAGAAGCACGGCGAGCTTGCCGCAATCGGGCCGCTCCCCGACCCCGCGCAGACGAAGCCCGCGCTCGTCGTCAAGGCGCCCAAGACCGTAAGCAAAGCGGAACTCAAGGGCGAAGCGGAAGGTACGGTGTACACGCACTGAGTTCGGGTACGTTCGGGCGCTGTGATGCGATGTGATGCGGCGTGAGAAGCGCCCCCGAAAGACCGAACGGCAACAAGAAGCCCGGCCCGGGAATTCGCTTCCCGGCCGGGCTTTCGTTTGAGACGCATCGGGTCCGTCGGGGTGTGAATCGACGGTTCGCCCGACGCCGAGCGTCGAAAGACGCCTCAGTCGTTCGGGGTTTCGGAGGCTCGATCCCCTTCGGTCTTCCAGCGCGCGTACGGGTTTTCGGAGAGCGTCGCATTGTAGTAGCGCGGGTCGCCCGTCACCTCTTCCCCCGCCCAGTCGGGCAGAAGGAGCGCTTCCTCTTCGCTTTCGAGCTCGACTTCCGCGACGACAAGCCCGCGGTTTTCACCTTCGAATTCGTCCACCTCCCAGACGTGCCCCGCAAAGGGGACGCGGTAACGGCGCTTTTCCAATACCGGAGGGAGAACAAGTTCGTCGAGCATGCGGCGGGCATCCTCCAACGGAATCGGGTACTCGAACTCCGAGCGCGTGCACCCCGTCGTGCGGCCCTTCACCGTAAGGCGCGCTTTGTCTCCGGCGACACGCACCCGCACCGTGCGGTCGGGGTCGCGCGAGAGGTACCCCTGGCGATAAAGCGTCCCTTCGGGGTCTTCCGCGAGGCGCTTCCAGTCGGGAAGAACCGTGTCCCCGGCGTCGCGCACGAGAAATTTGCGTTCGATTTCAAGAGCCATGCTTTCTTTCCTCGCGTTTTTCACCGCACCCCGGCACGGCGGAAGCGCCGCACGCGCAGGCCTTCGCGAAGCGTCATGCGCTCGGCGTTCGCTTCTTCGATCGTCCAGCGTTCTACGAAAGCGAGCTCCCGCCCCGAGTCGGATCGCACGACGCCTCGAAGTTCCATGACGCCCCGATACGCCTTGAAGCTGCGAACCTCGTAGTTCTCGTACCCGAAGGAGCTCGCACGACCGTCGGCGTCGAACACCACGCCGCAATCCGTCCCCGCGGGGGCCGCGGGAGCGGCGTTACCCGCCTCTTCCACCCAGCGTCCGCGGACCTCTTCGTCGCCCGGAAGGCCGATCCCGTAGATGCCGCACCCGGAGAGCATCGCCGTCGAGCCGACGAGGCCGAGGGCGAGCGCACTCTTCAAAATCTGACGTCGTTCCATTGTTCCATCCCGAAATGAGAAATCGTCGATTCGCTCATTATCCCGCCTTCGGGCGGGGAAGCGCGGGCGACGGACGGAGAACGGAGAGCCGAGCCGAACAAAGGCGGAAAAAGACGAAGGCGGAAGGAGAAAAAAAGGCCCCGGGTCTTCGAGGTAACCCGGGGCCTTCGGAGGGAGGCCCGTCGCCTTGCGGGGCGACGGTTTTCGGTTCGGGCCGATCGTCCGTGCGAGCGGCCCTGTCCGACGGCGATTACTTCATCGCGGCAAAGCCTTCGCCGGCGATCATGCCGAAGGTGAGAGCGTCAATAACGGCCACCGTGCCGAGACGCGAAGCGCCGTGCACGCCGCCCGTGATTTCGCCGCCGGCGTAGAGACCCTTGATC
It encodes:
- a CDS encoding CYTH domain-containing protein, which codes for MALEIERKFLVRDAGDTVLPDWKRLAEDPEGTLYRQGYLSRDPDRTVRVRVAGDKARLTVKGRTTGCTRSEFEYPIPLEDARRMLDELVLPPVLEKRRYRVPFAGHVWEVDEFEGENRGLVVAEVELESEEEALLLPDWAGEEVTGDPRYYNATLSENPYARWKTEGDRASETPND
- a CDS encoding DMSO/selenate family reductase complex B subunit, with the protein product MKQLGFFIDTSKCTGCKTCTVACKDAHNLPEGVNFRRVLEYAGGSWRQDRMTGAWHQNVFAYYLSISCNHCGDPACVKACPTKAHHKRSEDGLVVIDREKCIGCGMCAKACPYGAPQFDAAAHKMVKCDGCLDRLEKGLAPICVESCTQRAIEFGDIEELRKKHGELAAIGPLPDPAQTKPALVVKAPKTVSKAELKGEAEGTVYTH
- a CDS encoding DMSO/selenate family reductase complex A subunit; translated protein: MMHGHIFDAPVTRRRFLCLSAMSGIALSAGVAPTVLAKAIEQAADDMVYSWTACVINCGHRCPLRAYTKNGRVIRIETDNTIEDGCSPRQLRACLKGRSMRQRLYSPDRLKYPMKRVGKRGEGKFERITWEEAYKTVAEKLKHTVETYGNEALYWQYCSGQQSMVNSRSAWWRLLNLTGGYLKYYGSYSTAQISAAFPMTYGSNAASDTSEIANAELCVYFGNNPSVTRGSGSGKSYQLTCALQKHAPKMIVIDPIYTDTMAGKGDRWIPIRPGTDAALVEAIAYELIRNNWVDQAFLDTYCVGYDEKTLPKSAPAKSDYKSYILGDADGEPKTPERASRITGIPVGTIVELAREIGTTKPVFFAQGWGPQRQANGEQTARAIAMLPILTGNVGLKGTNTGEQEGNTPFPVQYLPTGKNPVKATIPCFLWTDAVLRGAEMDAIHDGIRGVDKLSTPIKMIVNSGGNTLINQHADSNRTDEILRDETKCEFIVVCDNMMTPSARYADILLPDTLGPEADDIASAGGSNGDVASLLPMKKCVEPQWEQRPTWEICRGIARELGLEDAYTEGRDQMGWIRWCYEETRRKYPTLPDFDTFWTTGPQQVYGLRKNMVALSEFREDPVKNPLKTPSGKIEIYSERLADIAKTWVLPEGDVISALPKFCATWEMPGDPLAAKYPLQCYGYHGHGRIHSTFHNLPWLREQFPDHVLMNPIDAKMRGIANDDPVEVFNDRGTVELRAKVTPRIMPGVCSIPQGAWYRPVEKNGRRVDAGGNINTLTSLRPSPLAKGNAQHTVLVDVRKA
- a CDS encoding lipocalin family protein; protein product: MERRQILKSALALGLVGSTAMLSGCGIYGIGLPGDEEVRGRWVEEAGNAAPAAPAGTDCGVVFDADGRASSFGYENYEVRSFKAYRGVMELRGVVRSDSGRELAFVERWTIEEANAERMTLREGLRVRRFRRAGVR